The Saprospiraceae bacterium genome includes the window GAGGTCAGGGCGTTTCAATCTGGCCTCTTGCACGCCAACTTTGCCATTCTCGGCCATGATGGCCTCGTAACCTGAGAGCTCTAAGATTTCAGCCAGGTTTTCTCTGACCTCCAGGTTATCTTCAATAATTAGGATTTTTTTCATGCCTGATAATGCATTGGAAGTTTTACATAAAAAATAGTACCTTTTCCTTGTTGGCTTTTGAAATCGATGCTGCCGTTTAGCAAGTTGATATAATTGCGCACGATATGGAGTCCTAAGCCTGTGCCTTGAATATTTATTGCATTGGATGCTCGGAAAAAGCGGGTGAATAGGTGTTTTTGATCTTCAATGGGAATACCCATCCCTTCGTCTTCAATCTCCAGGAGCAGGTAGTTATTTTCCCGTTTAGTGCGGCAGTGGATGGTTGCATCTTCTGGTGAGTACTTGATGGCATTGGATAAAAGGTTAAACAAAATATTTTTGATCAATTGTTTATCGAGAAAAATGTTGACATTTTCGGGAAGGGGTAAATGTTCGAGTTTCTGGTTTTTTTTCAAAAGCAGTTCAATTTCATCTAGTATTTCTGCGCAATAGGTATTCCATGGAAAGGACTCAGCCTGGACATTTACTTTACCTTCTTCTAACTTGCTAATGGAAAGAAAATCATTAAGAACGCCCGTTAAGTTATTGACCATAGATTTGATGCGATCAATATGTTTTAGACGTTTGTCTTGTTGCTTATCTTCTACATATCTTCCAATAAGAGAGGCGGAGGAGAGGATAGTGCTTAATGGCGTTCGGAATTCATGGGAAGCCATGGAGACGAACCTCGATTTTAGTTCATTCAGTTCTTTTTCTTTTTCGAGTGCTGTTTTTAGTTCTCTTTGACTGTCGATCAAGGCGGCCTCTATTTTTTTTCGTTCGGAAATTTCAATTTTCAACTGTTTATTGGTAGACAATAATTTGTTCACCACCTTGGATAGTTCTTCTGTTCTTTCATTGACTTTATCCTCTAGTTCTTCATTTAGTTGACGGATGGCTTCTTCATTTTTTTTCTGTTCAGTGAGGTCATGTACTATGCCTGCAAAAAAAAGTTGCTCATCCACTTTAAATTCACTTACAGAAAGGAGAATGGGGAATATTTCTCCGCTTTTTCTTTTGGCGAGGACTTCTCTTCCTATCCCGATGATCTTTGCCTCTTTGGTTTTAATATAGCGATTTATATAAGCATCATGTTGTTCCTGGTGAGGTGTAGCCATGAGAATATTAATGTTTTGGCCTATTAAGTCACTCTGTTCATAATTAAATAGGGTAGCAGTGGCGGGATTGGCTATTTGGATAATTCCTTTCTGATCGATGGTAATAATAGCATCAACGGCCGTATCGAAGACTGCTTTAAATTGGCTTTGACTTAAGCGTAAGGCTTTGTCCCTCTCCCTAATATCTGTCATGTCATGGATGATACCTGCAAAAATTTTTCTACTTCCCAGGGATATCTCACTGACACTCAGGAAAAACGGGAAGATGCTACCATCCTTTCTTTTGCCTTGTACTTCTCTACCTATGCCAATGATGCGAGGTTGTTGGGTTTCATGGTAGTGTTCAATATAGCGATCATGTTGGCTGTGATAGGGCTCGGGCATCAGCACTTTTATATTATGGCCAATAATTTCTTTTGGCTGATAGCCAAAGAGTTGGGCAGCGGCAGGGTTGATGGCCTCGATTAGCCCCTTTTCATCTATCGTAATAATGCCATCGATCGCATCAGCAAAGATGGCTTTCAGGATTTCGTTGGCTTCGCCTGGATTGGCTGTTTTAATATATTTATTCAAAGCTGATTCCTCTTTTTTGCAAGGTAATTCATGGGTTTCTGAAGCCCATTGAGTATTGTCATGAGAGTGTATGATAAAAGTCATTCTTAGACCACCCGAAAAAGATGAAATTGCTGTCATAAATCACATTAGTAAAATAAATCTGCCTAATTATGAATATTCTAGCACCAGTTTCCAGCATTATGTCTAAGGATTTAATCACTTTAAATCCTCAAGATAGCTTAAAGGTAGCAAAA containing:
- a CDS encoding PAS domain S-box protein yields the protein MNKYIKTANPGEANEILKAIFADAIDGIITIDEKGLIEAINPAAAQLFGYQPKEIIGHNIKVLMPEPYHSQHDRYIEHYHETQQPRIIGIGREVQGKRKDGSIFPFFLSVSEISLGSRKIFAGIIHDMTDIRERDKALRLSQSQFKAVFDTAVDAIITIDQKGIIQIANPATATLFNYEQSDLIGQNINILMATPHQEQHDAYINRYIKTKEAKIIGIGREVLAKRKSGEIFPILLSVSEFKVDEQLFFAGIVHDLTEQKKNEEAIRQLNEELEDKVNERTEELSKVVNKLLSTNKQLKIEISERKKIEAALIDSQRELKTALEKEKELNELKSRFVSMASHEFRTPLSTILSSASLIGRYVEDKQQDKRLKHIDRIKSMVNNLTGVLNDFLSISKLEEGKVNVQAESFPWNTYCAEILDEIELLLKKNQKLEHLPLPENVNIFLDKQLIKNILFNLLSNAIKYSPEDATIHCRTKRENNYLLLEIEDEGMGIPIEDQKHLFTRFFRASNAINIQGTGLGLHIVRNYINLLNGSIDFKSQQGKGTIFYVKLPMHYQA